From the genome of Zalophus californianus isolate mZalCal1 chromosome 5, mZalCal1.pri.v2, whole genome shotgun sequence:
TTGTTTCAACAGAAACAGTTCACAACAGTAAAGACTTTAACTTTGGTCCACTTGTCTGTTAGCCTAAGGACAGTCACACTGCCCATCAGCAGTTCAAAAATCcaacacataaatttaaaaatatattcatttgttatttCATTCTAAAACAGGCATAGGTGTTCTGTTCTCATTCCCTGCTTGGGAATCCACTGTTGATTTGGTCTCTAAACCATCAGCATCTTGGTGATCTTCCCTGGCAGCCTCAGCAGCATCTGCTTGGGGAGGCTCTCTCTCCTCCTGGTTCATGATTTCAGGGGTCACTTGTTCCAAGTCGGCTTCTAGAAGTTCAGTCTGTACTTCCACTGGCATCTGATTTACCCGTTCGACATGCAGCTCCTCCACGTGTACTTCAGTACCTTCTTCAGTCTGAATTCGACCCACTTCTAGATAACTCACCTGGACCTGCTCTGGAAGCTCACTCATATGTGAATCATGCACTTGGCTGTCCTGGAGCAGATCTGGATGGACCTGTTCCACAGTCACTTGTGCTGAATCCACCTGAACCTGAAGCAATGGTAACACATGCACCTTCCCAACTTGTTCTATAATAGTCATTGATGTCACAGGTTCGGTCTGCACACGTGTTTCTACTGAAAGAACTTCTTCGGTTACTAGACGCTCTGAAATATTGTGAGTATCACTGAGATGCCTCCttaattcatttccttgcatAAACCACAAGTCACATAAAGTACAATGGTTGGGTTTATCTCCAGTGTGTATTACCAAATGATCTTTGAACTGGTCCCAGCTGTTAAACACACTGTTACAGACCTGAAATAACCAAACATATGGTTTTAACAATACTAATATTTAAACTGAAGAAAATACGAATGCATTTATtctctttaaggaaaaatttgaagttttctgaaaaatgtaTGATATTTATCATGTGGTCTAAGAtttcataattcttttatttGATCTTTTAGCTGATGTAGCTAACAAATACATCCTGGAAAACATTTTAACACTGCCTTCATTGTTTAAATGTCATATAAATTCGAAGAATATAAAGTACCAATATTATAATTTCTCCCACAGTACCATTACCATTTAGAACAATTACATTATTTGGGTTATATACACACTAATCATGGAAGAAGAGCTGATCACAGCTAGTCAGCCAGCCCCTCACTGCCTCACTCCCAAATTCTAGTAATTGCTCAGTGGTTAAGAATAACCAGTTTCAGATTATCTATTATTTAGGAcataattttattgaaattgGTGTCATCTAGGGTTGAGTAAAAAAACACCCTATTCTAATCTTCCTTCTAAAATCAAGACAGTGATGTTCTTTACTCTTATTCTTTCCAAACTATCAGCTCTATACTTTCACTCTATACTCTGCTACCCTTCACTTTTAATGATTTCCAACACAGACCACTCCTTTGCTAAGGACAGAATACACCCACACATACCTGACATTCATAaagcttctttcttcccttttttgccCCTATTCCAGTTTGGCACGCAGTCAGGTGACATTTGAGGGTGCTATTTCTAGCAAATCGTTCATGACAATTTGGACATTCAAAAGGTTTTTCACCtattacaacagaaaaaaattacattgacaaatcaagaaaaacagaaaaagcaaataaagtttttttctttttggttaatgCTAATAGCACCTTCTTGAAAGGAAGATCTGAATTTATAATTCAGATGTTTCTACCACATCCAAAAGACTCTCCTAGAGGTGGAAAAATAAGTTTTCAGTAATTATTATAATTGTATTCGTgctttgaggaagaaataaaatttggatcTGCGTTCTGTTTCATGTTTTCGCTATTCttaaaaagttgtttattttccCTTAGGTGAAAATCAAGATCAATCTCTATTTTGGGGAAATGCATCCAGAagcattttttgagcacttactatgtgccagaccaTGTGCTAGGTGATGATGATAAATAAactgtcctttttaaaaactctatcaCAGGCCAGAGTATTTTACAAAGGTGAAATACACAGAAATGAGCACCTGCAATGTACCGCAGAAGGCCTGTTTCAGAAAAGAGGGCAATGGAAAATGTACTCCAGCAGCACAGGAGGAGAGTATTCTGCCTGGAATGgagtaagagaaggaaagagggaagttTATTCTAAGCAGAGGCACAGAAGTATAAAACAACATGGTGGGTGAGGAGTAAGGAGGGAAGGTATCAGTAATGACTCCCAGGTCTCTGGCTTAGAATACCAACCAGAATAAAGAACACAGAAATCCAAGTAGGTTTGGAGTGGAAAGTGTGTTaggaaagataataaatttagTTATGTATCTGCTGATTTGAAGGTACTCAAAGAGGAAAAGTCTGGCAAACAGCTATATGGACTAATCTGAAGCCAAATAGAGGGTGGACTGATACACAGATTAGGAGTTACTTTAGGTGGTAATAAAAACCTCTGATGTGGTTAAAACTCTAAGTACGTTAtgtgaaaacagaataaaggacagAACTCAACGAAACACCAAGTAAAAACACCAGGTAAACGAGGCAGCAAAGACGAAAATCAAGAAATTTCAGGAAGATGAGGGCAGTGAACATTGCCAAACTGAACAGAGATGTCAGGTAGGACAACAACATGAGACTGTACCAATTCTAGCGAGAACAGTGTGAGTGATATGGTGGTGGGGTTAGAAGCCAGACTATGGTGGGATGAGAGGCAAGTCAAAGAAAACAGTACAGAAATTCTTCCAAAAAGGCATGGAAGTGAAGAGGATGGAGAGTTTTGACAGATGATACATACGTCATCTGCTGGGGTGGGGTGCGGGCAGGGTCTTGAGTATTGGACTGAAGGTCTAGAATAGCAATTTTGGCAAAGAAAGATATAAATCAGACACCAAAAGGCCTAATGTAAGGTctgatatgatttttttccccaaaagtccTCAGCAGGGAGTAGAGAGAGGCAAATGACTGCAATAATTCCAGGATTTTTTAAAGGGTATTTTTAGAGCAAGTGGGCTCAAAAGCCAAGGGAATATGCTtagcatgcaaaaaaaaattgattcaagCTGTATACAAGGAAGACAAAGTAAGATAGAGAAGTCAGAAATGGGGCAATAAGCTAGGTGGAGAGGGATGGAAGCACTAGCAGGCTAACTGAGGTAGAGTCAGagtaagggaaggagagggaggattCAAGGGAGAGCATGATGCTTGCAGAGAACAGGCCCCAGTGATGAGGTCCTAGTTGTGACCCCCACACTAGTTAAGTAACtttgagttgtgtttttttttttaattttatttatttatttgtcagagagagtacacacacagcagagggagcggctggcagagggagaagcaggctccccaccgagcaaggagcacaatgggggactcgatcccaggaccctgggatcatgaactgagccaaaggcagacgctcaaccgactgagccacccaggcatccctgcatttttttccctgacaaaaaaaatatttattttttgtataatgTTCATGAGATGAAAAAATTAGACCTTATGATCTAGAATTACTGTTGGTACAGAAACTCCTTTTCAACTCAAATATTGGGAGATACtgctaaataaaaaaagttttgtggTTTTAGTAGTGCATAATTTTTTCACTATAAATTGGTATAGCTTCTTTAAATGGTAATTTCATGACATATACCaaga
Proteins encoded in this window:
- the ZNF131 gene encoding zinc finger protein 131 isoform X4, encoding MAARTYCRKKNPETFYSPLHMDLRNKENSAPLEENTTGKSEAKKRKIAETSNVITESLPSAESEPVEIEVEIAEGTIEVEDEGIETLEEVASAKQSIKYIQSTGSSDESALALLADITSKYRQGDRKGQIKEEDGCASDHTSKQVEGIEIVELQLSHVKDLFHCEKCNRSFKLFYHFKEHMKSHSTESFKCEICNKRYLRESAWKQHLNCYHLEEGGVSKKQRTGKKIHICQYCEKQFDHFGHFKEHLRKHTGEKPFECPNCHERFARNSTLKCHLTACQTGIGAKKGRKKLYECQVCNSVFNSWDQFKDHLVIHTGDKPNHCTLCDLWFMQGNELRRHLSDTHNISERLVTEEVLSVETRVQTEPVTSMTIIEQVGKVHVLPLLQVQVDSAQVTVEQVHPDLLQDSQVHDSHMSELPEQVQVSYLEVGRIQTEEGTEVHVEELHVERVNQMPVEVQTELLEADLEQVTPEIMNQEEREPPQADAAEAAREDHQDADGLETKSTVDSQAGNENRTPMPVLE
- the ZNF131 gene encoding zinc finger protein 131 isoform X5, producing MKSHSTESFKCEICNKRYLRESAWKQHLNCYHLEEGGVSKKQRTGKKIHICQYCEKQFDHFGHFKEHLRKHTGEKPFECPNCHERFARNSTLKCHLTACQTGIGAKKGRKKLYECQVCNSVFNSWDQFKDHLVIHTGDKPNHCTLCDLWFMQGNELRRHLSDTHNISERLVTEEVLSVETRVQTEPVTSMTIIEQVGKVHVLPLLQVQVDSAQVTVEQVHPDLLQDSQVHDSHMSELPEQVQVSYLEVGRIQTEEGTEVHVEELHVERVNQMPVEVQTELLEADLEQVTPEIMNQEEREPPQADAAEAAREDHQDADGLETKSTVDSQAGNENRTPMPVLE